The Streptomyces pactum genome contains a region encoding:
- a CDS encoding TerD family protein codes for MTHAMLKGSNVPLQATTVRAVLRWAPGQGVPDIDASALLLGPDDRVRSDEDFVFYNQPRHPSGQVWRLGKKRVADGLTDTIQTDLSGVEPSVGRILLIASADGVTFDRVRSLRILLHDATAADAEPLAYFDVKPETGQETALICGELYRRGEGWKFRALGEGYSNGLRGLATDFGISVDESEGMDDPTSAPRPEAATGTPAHPAPAQPTSAQPTSAQPTSAQPTSARSTPAASAQSTPAPPVVGPGQPTTVQPVPDVSRPLPPEQPAGVPAQPAYGYPQQPPTTQPAYGYPQPAGRPDHGYPQAPAAGVTGAQSGYGYPPPVTGAPDPDFRLPPQGPQFVGR; via the coding sequence ATGACGCACGCGATGCTGAAGGGGTCGAACGTCCCGCTGCAAGCCACCACGGTACGCGCCGTGCTGCGCTGGGCACCCGGGCAGGGGGTCCCCGACATCGACGCCTCCGCCCTCCTGCTGGGGCCCGACGACCGCGTGCGTTCCGACGAGGACTTCGTCTTCTACAACCAGCCCCGGCACCCCTCGGGTCAGGTCTGGCGGCTCGGCAAGAAGCGGGTCGCCGACGGGCTGACCGACACGATCCAGACAGATCTCTCCGGGGTCGAGCCGTCCGTGGGCCGCATCCTGCTGATCGCTTCGGCGGACGGCGTCACCTTCGACCGGGTCCGGTCGCTGCGCATCCTGCTGCACGACGCCACGGCCGCCGACGCGGAACCGCTGGCGTACTTCGACGTCAAGCCGGAGACGGGCCAGGAGACGGCGCTGATCTGCGGCGAGCTGTACCGGCGCGGGGAGGGCTGGAAGTTCCGGGCGCTGGGCGAGGGCTACTCGAACGGGCTCAGGGGGCTGGCGACCGACTTCGGCATCTCGGTGGACGAGTCGGAGGGGATGGACGACCCCACCTCGGCCCCCCGGCCCGAGGCCGCCACGGGCACCCCCGCCCATCCCGCGCCGGCCCAGCCCACGTCCGCCCAGCCCACGTCCGCCCAGCCCACGTCCGCCCAGCCCACGTCCGCCCGGTCGACGCCCGCCGCGTCCGCTCAGTCGACGCCCGCCCCGCCGGTGGTCGGCCCCGGTCAGCCGACGACCGTCCAGCCCGTCCCGGACGTCTCCCGGCCGCTGCCCCCGGAGCAGCCCGCCGGAGTGCCGGCGCAACCCGCGTACGGCTATCCGCAGCAGCCGCCGACGACACAGCCGGCCTACGGCTACCCGCAGCCGGCCGGACGGCCCGATCACGGGTATCCGCAGGCTCCCGCCGCCGGGGTCACCGGCGCGCAGTCCGGCTACGGCTATCCGCCGCCGGTCACCGGGGCACCCGACCCGGACTTCCGGCTGCCGCCGCAGGGTCCGCAGTTCGTCGGGCGGTAG
- a CDS encoding sensor histidine kinase: protein MREMARRVARCGVGLIMGTATAAVELLFALMAGVALLPVAAWPTARRAVLRPVLAGARRLARWERARLAMWLDLRVTPAYEDVRALRYVACHWALGVLGGVVMLTAAIGIGYGTFGIYGWILLDGIRNPGSFVLGSLGGFFLVFLAVQGIFGVVGLEGQLARHFLGPRHQEELERRIEELSASRAAVVDAVTDERRRIERDLHDGVQQRLVALGMLLGRARRSQDADRRDRLLGQAHDESRRALDELREVAWRIYPTTLDEAGLRAALETVAERASVPVGVEYDVAEEPGQAVSTVAYFVVCEAVTNAVKHAAPTRISVAVRAEEQRMYVSVQDDGCGGANAAGSGLFGLARRVAALDGSLSVISPPGGPTLVAAELPCG from the coding sequence ATGCGAGAAATGGCGCGACGCGTAGCGCGGTGCGGGGTGGGCCTCATCATGGGGACCGCCACGGCCGCCGTCGAGCTGCTCTTCGCCCTGATGGCCGGTGTGGCACTGCTGCCGGTGGCGGCCTGGCCGACCGCCCGCCGTGCCGTACTGCGCCCGGTCCTCGCGGGGGCGCGGAGACTGGCGCGATGGGAACGGGCACGGCTGGCGATGTGGCTGGACCTCCGTGTCACGCCCGCGTACGAGGACGTGCGGGCGCTGCGGTACGTGGCCTGCCACTGGGCCCTCGGCGTCCTGGGCGGAGTGGTGATGCTGACCGCCGCGATCGGCATCGGGTACGGCACCTTCGGGATATACGGCTGGATCCTGCTGGACGGCATACGCAACCCCGGTTCGTTCGTCCTGGGCAGTCTCGGTGGCTTCTTCCTCGTGTTCCTCGCCGTGCAGGGAATATTCGGCGTGGTCGGACTGGAGGGGCAGCTCGCGCGGCACTTCCTCGGCCCTCGCCACCAGGAGGAGCTGGAGCGGCGGATCGAGGAGCTGTCCGCCAGCCGCGCCGCCGTCGTCGACGCGGTGACCGACGAACGGCGCCGCATCGAGCGTGACCTGCACGACGGCGTGCAGCAGCGTCTTGTCGCCCTCGGCATGCTGCTCGGCCGCGCCCGCCGCAGCCAGGACGCTGATCGCCGGGACCGGCTGCTGGGCCAGGCCCACGACGAGAGCCGCCGCGCTCTGGACGAGCTGCGCGAGGTCGCCTGGCGGATCTATCCGACCACGCTGGACGAGGCGGGATTGCGCGCGGCGCTGGAGACGGTCGCCGAGCGGGCTTCCGTGCCGGTGGGGGTGGAGTACGACGTGGCCGAGGAGCCCGGGCAGGCCGTGTCGACCGTCGCGTACTTCGTCGTTTGCGAGGCGGTCACGAACGCGGTCAAGCACGCGGCGCCGACCCGGATAAGCGTCGCCGTCAGAGCGGAGGAGCAACGGATGTACGTGAGCGTCCAGGACGACGGCTGCGGCGGGGCGAACGCCGCCGGCAGCGGACTGTTCGGGCTCGCCCGGCGCGTCGCCGCCCTCGACGGCAGCCTCAGCGTGATCAGTCCGCCGGGCGGGCCCACCCTCGTGGCCGCGGAGCTGCCATGCGGGTGA
- a CDS encoding TerD family protein: MGFLDGLWRGREAEFDSGSAATNSIQLTKRHSQVSLTKQGAATGNLRINLSWRMRTSDIMGTRRESLLRHPFKALKPPEVVGHSQSMVNVDLDLGCLYELQDGTRGVVQPLGGFLGDVNGPPYVKLSGDDRFGSASGETIYVNLDHKDAIKRLLIFAYIYDQTPAFDRTHAIVTLYPSNGPRIEIGLDERHPQARSCAVVMIENIKDEVFVRREVKFVYGFQGELDRLYGWGLQWGRGHKSKAER; the protein is encoded by the coding sequence ATGGGCTTCTTGGACGGTCTGTGGCGCGGTCGCGAGGCAGAGTTCGACTCGGGCAGCGCGGCGACCAACTCCATCCAGCTGACCAAACGGCACAGCCAGGTCTCCCTGACCAAACAGGGCGCGGCGACCGGCAACCTGCGCATCAACCTCTCCTGGCGGATGCGGACCTCGGACATCATGGGAACGCGGCGCGAGAGCCTGCTGCGGCACCCCTTCAAGGCGCTCAAGCCCCCCGAGGTCGTCGGCCACAGCCAGAGCATGGTCAACGTCGACCTCGACCTCGGCTGCCTCTACGAGCTCCAGGACGGCACCCGCGGGGTCGTCCAGCCGCTGGGCGGCTTCCTGGGCGACGTCAACGGCCCGCCGTACGTCAAGCTCAGCGGCGACGACCGGTTCGGCTCGGCCTCCGGCGAGACGATCTACGTCAACCTCGACCACAAGGACGCCATAAAGCGCCTCCTGATCTTCGCCTACATCTATGACCAGACCCCGGCCTTCGACCGGACGCACGCCATCGTCACGCTCTACCCGAGCAACGGCCCTCGCATCGAGATAGGCCTCGACGAGCGCCATCCGCAGGCCCGGTCCTGCGCCGTGGTGATGATCGAGAACATCAAGGACGAGGTCTTCGTCCGTCGCGAGGTGAAGTTCGTGTACGGCTTCCAGGGGGAGCTGGACCGGCTGTACGGGTGGGGCCTGCAGTGGGGCCGGGGGCACAAGAGCAAGGCGGAGCGCTGA
- a CDS encoding DedA family protein, with product MTAIAAQPAADSGAAPQWINDLMDALGAPGAGLAIALENLFPPLPSEVILPLAGFAASSGRMNLFAVLLWTTAGSVIGALALYGVGALLGRDRTVAIAGKLPLVKVSDIEKTEAWFLKHGTKAVFFGRMIPIFRSLISVPAGVERMRLPVFLALTTLGSAIWNTVFVLAGYALGDNWSEVSGIASTYSKVILAIAALAFLVFIGMRLLRPGAGHRRRGRGHGRGQDIPPSAGDDDHPGTGGGAGDPEGGVSEPGSPRAGTPEGSAHRPARRARARR from the coding sequence ATGACAGCCATCGCAGCGCAGCCGGCCGCGGACAGCGGAGCGGCACCGCAGTGGATCAACGACCTCATGGACGCGCTCGGCGCACCGGGCGCCGGCCTCGCCATCGCTCTGGAGAATCTCTTCCCTCCCCTGCCGAGCGAGGTGATCCTGCCGCTCGCCGGGTTCGCGGCGAGCTCCGGCCGGATGAACCTGTTCGCCGTCCTGCTGTGGACGACGGCGGGTTCGGTGATCGGCGCGCTCGCCCTGTACGGGGTGGGCGCGCTGCTCGGCCGCGACCGCACGGTGGCGATAGCGGGGAAGCTGCCGCTGGTGAAGGTGTCCGACATAGAGAAGACGGAGGCCTGGTTCCTGAAGCACGGGACCAAAGCGGTGTTCTTCGGCCGGATGATCCCGATCTTCCGCAGCCTGATCTCCGTGCCGGCGGGTGTGGAGCGGATGCGGCTGCCCGTCTTCCTCGCCCTGACCACGCTGGGCAGCGCGATCTGGAACACCGTGTTCGTCCTCGCGGGCTACGCGCTGGGGGACAACTGGTCCGAGGTCTCGGGCATAGCCTCCACGTACTCCAAGGTGATCCTGGCGATCGCGGCCCTGGCGTTCCTGGTCTTCATCGGCATGCGCCTGTTGCGGCCGGGGGCCGGCCACCGCAGGCGGGGCCGCGGACACGGCCGCGGCCAGGACATACCGCCGTCGGCCGGTGACGACGACCACCCCGGCACCGGGGGCGGTGCCGGGGACCCGGAGGGCGGGGTCAGCGAGCCGGGCTCACCGCGCGCAGGAACTCCCGAAGGATCCGCTCACCGGCCAGCACGCCGCGCTCGGGCAAGGCGCTGA
- a CDS encoding phosphoribosyltransferase: MTERAHAEEGTGVWSGSWVAERLGVELAGDDTLTGLLGLALRRNPKRAHLLVSNVLGKHVPQSPSVVYGHGVALGRRVRELLGAEAAERAVVLGYAETATGLGHSVADGLGPAPYLHSTRRPVTGVARAGGFEESHSHATSHLLLPEDPALLAGDGPLVLVDDEFSTGNTVLNTVRALHERYPRKRYVVVALVDMRSPADAGRLDEFAREIGARVDLVTAASGTVRLPEGVLEKGQELVARYENRAAEPGPAHPSPSGSVARVDLRWPAGVPDGGRHGFTAAQRERLEAALPGMARRIAEALPAGARRVLVLGFEELMYAPLRLAHALEQTADADVRYSTTTRSPVLAVDDPGYAIRTRLVFPAHDDPADGPGERYAYNVAGAGFDAVVAVVDSAADTPRLHAPDGLPARLAAHVPHVLLAVVPSYVPQAPQAFERPTMLPEPLRGPDFSSYAPDEVGWLLQDLSDVTLEAPTEEREEAIQSGGAHYAESLPVEYQPSEQYQELFHAALETSAARLARAVGAVTEVVLAERSPRPVLVSLARAGTPVGILMRRWAQFRHGLDLPHYAVSIVRGRGIDANALRWLADRHDPADVVFVDGWTGKGAITRELAAALSDFEVSDGVTGFDPEIAVLADPGSCVRTYGTRDDFLIPSACLNSTVSGLISRTVLRADLVGPHDFHGAKFYRELAGADLSPDFLDAVSGRFPDVADTVDAQAKELLSADRTPTWEGWAAVERISEEYGIHDVNLVKPGVGETTRVMLRRVPWKVLARAGAGADLDHVRLLAEQRGVPVEEVADLPYTCVGLIHPKYTRGATGADGKAVAL; the protein is encoded by the coding sequence ATGACCGAGAGGGCGCACGCCGAGGAGGGCACCGGAGTCTGGTCCGGTAGCTGGGTCGCCGAGCGGCTCGGCGTCGAACTCGCCGGCGACGACACGCTGACCGGCCTGCTGGGACTCGCCCTGCGCCGCAACCCCAAGCGGGCCCACCTGCTCGTCTCCAACGTGCTCGGCAAGCACGTCCCGCAGTCGCCCTCCGTCGTGTACGGCCACGGCGTCGCCCTCGGCCGGCGCGTCCGCGAACTGCTCGGCGCCGAAGCTGCCGAACGCGCGGTCGTCCTCGGCTACGCGGAGACCGCCACCGGCCTCGGACACTCGGTCGCCGACGGCCTGGGCCCCGCCCCTTACCTCCACTCCACCCGCCGCCCGGTCACCGGCGTCGCCCGGGCGGGCGGCTTCGAGGAGTCCCACTCGCACGCGACCTCCCACCTGCTGCTGCCCGAGGACCCGGCGCTGCTGGCCGGCGACGGGCCGCTGGTCCTCGTCGACGACGAGTTCTCCACCGGCAACACGGTGCTCAACACCGTGCGCGCCCTGCACGAGCGCTATCCCCGCAAGCGGTACGTCGTGGTGGCCCTCGTCGACATGCGCTCGCCCGCCGACGCCGGCCGGCTGGACGAGTTCGCCCGGGAGATCGGCGCCCGCGTGGACCTGGTGACGGCAGCCTCGGGCACGGTCCGGCTGCCGGAGGGCGTCCTGGAGAAGGGGCAGGAACTGGTCGCCCGGTACGAGAACCGTGCCGCCGAGCCGGGCCCGGCCCACCCGTCCCCGTCCGGCTCCGTCGCGCGCGTCGACCTGCGCTGGCCCGCGGGGGTACCGGACGGCGGACGTCACGGGTTCACGGCAGCCCAGCGGGAGCGGCTGGAGGCGGCCCTGCCCGGCATGGCCCGGCGGATCGCCGAGGCGCTCCCCGCAGGCGCCCGCCGCGTGCTCGTCCTCGGCTTCGAGGAGCTGATGTACGCCCCGCTGCGCCTTGCCCACGCGCTGGAGCAGACCGCCGACGCCGACGTGCGCTACTCCACCACCACCCGCTCTCCCGTCCTCGCCGTCGACGACCCCGGCTACGCGATACGCACCCGCCTGGTCTTCCCCGCGCACGACGACCCGGCCGACGGCCCCGGCGAGCGCTACGCCTACAACGTCGCGGGCGCCGGCTTCGACGCCGTCGTCGCCGTCGTCGACTCGGCCGCCGACACCCCTCGACTGCACGCGCCCGACGGACTGCCGGCCCGGCTCGCCGCCCACGTCCCGCACGTCCTGCTCGCGGTCGTCCCGTCGTACGTTCCGCAAGCCCCGCAAGCGTTCGAAAGGCCCACCATGCTGCCCGAGCCGCTGCGCGGCCCCGACTTCTCCTCGTACGCGCCCGACGAGGTCGGCTGGCTGCTCCAGGACCTCTCGGACGTGACGCTGGAGGCACCGACCGAGGAGCGCGAGGAGGCGATCCAGAGCGGCGGCGCGCACTACGCGGAGTCGCTGCCCGTGGAGTACCAGCCCAGCGAGCAGTACCAAGAGCTTTTCCACGCGGCCCTGGAGACGTCCGCGGCCCGGCTGGCCCGCGCCGTCGGCGCCGTCACCGAGGTCGTGCTCGCGGAGCGGTCGCCCCGCCCCGTCCTGGTCTCCCTCGCCCGCGCGGGCACCCCCGTCGGCATCCTGATGCGCCGTTGGGCGCAGTTCCGCCATGGTCTCGACCTCCCTCACTACGCCGTGTCGATCGTCCGGGGCCGCGGCATCGACGCCAACGCGCTGCGCTGGCTGGCCGACCGTCACGACCCCGCCGACGTCGTCTTCGTCGACGGCTGGACCGGCAAGGGCGCCATCACCCGCGAACTCGCCGCCGCCCTGAGCGACTTCGAGGTCTCCGACGGCGTCACCGGCTTCGACCCGGAGATCGCCGTACTGGCCGACCCCGGTTCATGTGTCCGCACCTACGGCACCCGCGACGACTTCCTCATCCCCTCCGCCTGCCTCAACTCCACCGTCTCCGGCCTGATATCCCGCACCGTGCTCCGCGCCGACCTGGTCGGCCCGCACGACTTCCACGGCGCGAAGTTCTACCGCGAACTCGCCGGCGCCGACCTGTCGCCGGACTTCCTCGACGCCGTCTCCGGCCGCTTCCCGGACGTCGCGGACACAGTCGACGCCCAGGCCAAGGAACTCCTCTCCGCCGACCGCACTCCCACCTGGGAGGGTTGGGCCGCCGTCGAGCGCATCAGCGAGGAGTACGGCATCCACGACGTGAACCTCGTCAAGCCCGGAGTCGGCGAGACCACCCGCGTGATGCTGCGCCGCGTGCCGTGGAAGGTGCTGGCCCGGGCCGGCGCGGGCGCCGACCTCGACCACGTACGCCTGCTGGCCGAACAGCGGGGCGTACCCGTCGAGGAGGTCGCCGACCTGCCTTACACCTGTGTCGGGCTGATCCACCCCAAGTACACGCGGGGCGCGACCGGTGCCGACGGCAAGGCGGTGGCGCTCTGA
- a CDS encoding HpcH/HpaI aldolase/citrate lyase family protein has protein sequence MRHFGQIAPEVRKRLFHQEPCTFTADSPARLLSAALGATLYSPATRPRLADDVLKQGACGVVSMVLCLEDSIDDADVPVGEENLVRQLMDLAERSDVDVPLLFVRVRTPEQIPDLVRRLGPAVRLLSGFVLPKFTEERGVPFLEALSSAEAATGHRLFAMPVLESPDLLYRETRVQTLEGIFRAVDKYRDRVLALRLGVTDFCSSYGLRRGPDMTAYDVQIVASVIADVVNMLARADGTGFTVTGPVWEYFRVQERMFKPQLRQSPFLEVQAVELRQKLIEHAMDGLLREISLDRANGLLGKTCIHPSHVLPVHALSVVSHEEFSDAQDILRPERGGGGVLRSAYTNKMNEVKPHRAWAERTLLRAEVFGVANEDIGFVELLAAGLSD, from the coding sequence ATGCGTCATTTCGGACAGATTGCCCCTGAAGTGCGGAAGCGTCTCTTCCACCAGGAGCCCTGCACCTTCACGGCGGACTCCCCGGCCCGCCTGCTGTCCGCGGCCCTGGGCGCCACGCTCTACAGCCCGGCCACCAGGCCCAGACTCGCCGACGACGTCCTCAAACAGGGCGCGTGCGGTGTGGTGTCGATGGTGCTGTGCCTGGAGGACTCGATCGACGACGCCGACGTACCCGTCGGCGAGGAGAACCTCGTCCGCCAGCTCATGGACCTGGCGGAACGTTCCGACGTCGACGTCCCCCTGCTCTTCGTCCGGGTCCGCACCCCCGAGCAGATACCCGACCTCGTGCGACGCCTCGGCCCCGCCGTGCGGCTGCTGTCCGGTTTCGTGCTGCCGAAGTTCACCGAGGAACGCGGCGTGCCCTTCCTGGAGGCGCTCTCCTCCGCCGAGGCGGCCACCGGCCACCGGCTCTTCGCCATGCCCGTGCTGGAGTCCCCGGACCTGCTGTACCGGGAGACCCGCGTGCAGACGCTGGAGGGCATCTTCCGCGCGGTCGACAAGTACCGCGACCGCGTGCTCGCCCTGCGTCTCGGCGTGACCGACTTCTGCTCCTCCTACGGGCTGCGCAGGGGCCCCGACATGACGGCGTACGACGTCCAGATCGTCGCCTCCGTGATCGCCGACGTGGTGAACATGCTCGCCCGGGCCGACGGCACCGGTTTCACGGTGACCGGGCCGGTCTGGGAGTACTTCCGCGTCCAGGAGAGGATGTTCAAACCGCAACTGCGGCAGAGCCCCTTCCTGGAGGTGCAGGCCGTCGAACTGCGTCAGAAGCTGATCGAACACGCGATGGACGGTCTGCTGCGGGAGATCTCCCTGGACCGCGCCAACGGCCTGCTGGGCAAGACCTGCATCCACCCCTCGCACGTGCTCCCCGTGCACGCGCTGTCCGTGGTCAGCCACGAGGAGTTCAGCGACGCCCAGGACATCCTGCGGCCCGAACGCGGCGGCGGGGGTGTACTGAGGTCCGCCTACACGAACAAGATGAACGAGGTGAAGCCCCACCGCGCCTGGGCCGAGCGGACCCTGCTGCGCGCGGAGGTCTTCGGGGTGGCCAACGAGGACATCGGCTTCGTGGAACTGCTCGCCGCCGGCCTGTCCGACTGA